The Synechococcales cyanobacterium T60_A2020_003 genome segment GGTTAGGACATTTTGGTGGGGCGGCGAAGCCGCCCCACCAAAATGTCCATGTCCTAAGCTAGCTGGCAACAGCTATACAACCATCGGATCCATCTCTTTGAGTCGACAACGGGAAGCGATCGCTATTTTGATGTGGGCGACGTCGTAAGTGCGATCGCTTTAGCGGGACGGGATCGGCTCCTGATTGCATTGCGCGATCGCCTTGCCTTTTTCAATATCCAAACCGGCGAACTCTCCAATCTTTACAAAATTCAGTTTCCCCATCCAGGCGATACTCGTTTAAACGATGGCAAGTGCGATTCCCAAGGACGTTTTTGGATCGGTTCACTTAGCGACACCGCAGGCCAAGCCGCACTTTATCGCTACGATCCGGATGGATCTTTGCACCGGATGGAAACAGAGCTGACGATTTCAAATGGATTGGGGTGGAGTCCCGACGAAACGACGTTTTATCTAACAAATTCTGCTCAGCACCAGATCTATGCCTACGACTTTGATCGAGAAACTGGATCCCTTCGCGATCGTCGTGTCGTTGTAGACTTGAGTCATGAAGCCGTAGAGCCAGATGGTCTAGCCATTGATGTAGAGGGAAATCTTTGGTCTGCTCTTTGGGACGGAGGGTGTATCGCTTGCTTTGACAGGAGCGGAAACGAGCGTTTTCGAGTAGAGATGCCTGTGTCGCGCCCTACCTGTGTCACCTTTGGGGGACAGGACTTGACCGATCTCTACGTTACCTCTGCCTCGGTTGGTTTAGATCCGAAGGCGACTCAACCGTGTTACACCGCCGGTTATCTATTTCGCGTTTCTACAAAATTTGTGGGAATCGCAACTCATGTCTTTAGAAAGTTGCGACAGAGGTTGAAGCAAGCGATCCGATCAAACCGTTGTTAAACCACACAAGGATGCCAATGTAGCACCTGCTGCTCCAGCAGGTACCCACCATGTGCGATCGCCCACCATTCCATCGACAACGACACCCCGCTGCGATTGATAGGACTTGACGGCAGCGTCCGTCTTGGGGCCAAAAATGCCGTCGGCTGCTCCCGGATCAATCCCTTGGATTCGCTTAAGTCCATTCTGCAGCGCTACAACGGTCGATTCGCTCATCCCTTTTTGGAGGAGGACGGTGCCGGGGTCTGGGGGTAAAGCTGCCCAGGTCATGGTTCCCACAATGCCATCTACCGTTAACCCCTGGGAAAGCTGAAAGTCTTTTACCGCTTGTTCTGTTTTAGCACCGAATATTCCATCAATTTGTTGATAGTCTAGGATTTTGGTCATTACGAATAATCGCTGTAGACGACGAACGTCGTTACCTGTAGAGCCTTTAGATAATGTTGGGCCACTATTCATCACCGCTTTCCTTTTTCTACAGTTTATATCCAATCTGGCGCAGCAGACTTTGACGTTCCCGCACATCATCATCCCCCTCAACTCCTTTGGGAGAGAATCCATCGATCACCCCTAAGACTCCTCGACCTTGCGCAGTTTCGGCCAAAACGACTTCCACAGGATTAGCCGTCGCACAGTAGGTTGTACAAACCTCTGGACACTGTTTGATGGCGTTGAGGACATTAATCGGATACGCATCTCTCATGAACAGAATAAAGCTATGCCCCGCCGCAATGGCCTGAGCATTTTCAGTAGCGGCTATTTGTAAAGCGGAATCATTGCCTACGACCCGAATGAGGCACGGGCCAGATGCTTCACAAAACGCGATGCCAAACTTCGCCTGGGCTGCACTGCTGACCATGATCTCGTATAGGTCTTCAACCGTTTTGATGAAGTGGGTTTGGCCAAAAATGAGGTTGCTGCCTTCAGGCAGGGCGATCGCAACTGTTTTGATTTCCATTGAATAACCTCAGCTTAAGC includes the following:
- a CDS encoding peptidoglycan-binding protein, translated to MTKILDYQQIDGIFGAKTEQAVKDFQLSQGLTVDGIVGTMTWAALPPDPGTVLLQKGMSESTVVALQNGLKRIQGIDPGAADGIFGPKTDAAVKSYQSQRGVVVDGMVGDRTWWVPAGAAGATLASLCGLTTV
- a CDS encoding adenosine-specific kinase, giving the protein MEIKTVAIALPEGSNLIFGQTHFIKTVEDLYEIMVSSAAQAKFGIAFCEASGPCLIRVVGNDSALQIAATENAQAIAAGHSFILFMRDAYPINVLNAIKQCPEVCTTYCATANPVEVVLAETAQGRGVLGVIDGFSPKGVEGDDDVRERQSLLRQIGYKL